The DNA region ACGACGTCGCGGGTGCGCCCGGCGGTGCGCAACGCGCTGAGCAGCACGGGGTGGCAGCAGGGTCCCGTGCTGCACGTCGACGAGGTGCCGCCGCACCGGGCGGCGAAGTGGCGGCGCCCGCCCGCGGAGCCCGACGACGTCGCGTACCTGCAGTACACGTCGGGCTCCACCGGGGCGCCCGCGGGGGTGCGGGTCACGCACGCGAACCTGTCCGCGGCGGCGTACCAGATGCGTTCGCGCTTCATGCCGGCGAGGACGGCCGTGTCCTGGGTGCCGCTCTTCCACGACATGGGGCTCGTCTGCGCCATCGCGAGCCCCCTCAGCGCCGGGATGCACATGGTGCACCTCAGCCCCATGGGCTTCCTGCACCGCCCCTACCGCTGGCTGCGCGCCCTGTCGGACTACCGCGCCGACTGGACGGTCACCCCCAACTTCGGCCTCACCCACTGCGTGCGCCGGGTCACCGCCGAGGAGGTGGCGACGCTCGACCTCAGCGGTCTGCGCGCCCTTGCCATCGGCGGGGAGCCCGTGCACGCGCGGTCGGTGGCGGCGTTCGTCGCGGCCTTCGCCGACGCGGGCCTCGACCCGCGGGCGCCGGTGCCGTGCTACGGCCTCGCGGAGGCGACGCTGTCCGTGACGATGACGCCCAACGGCACCGGCGCGACCGGCGGCCACTTCGACCGTGCCGCCCTCAGCGCGGGCGAGGTGCGGCCGGTACCCGACGGGCCCGGAGCGGTGCGGCTGGTGAGCAACGGCACGCCGGTGCCCGGGGTGCGGGTGCGGATCGCGGACCCGGAGACCGGCGAGGAGACCGCGGGCCGGGTCGGCGAGATCTGGGTGAGCGGCCCCAACCGCACCGACGGGTACTGGCGGGCGCCGGAACGCACGGCGCGCGTGTACGCCGACGGGTGGCTGCGCACGGGCGACTGGGGCTTCCGGCACGAGGGCGGGCTCTATGTGGTCGGCCGCATGGACGACGTCATCATCGTGCGGGGCCGCAACCACTACCCGGAGGACATCGAGGCCACCGTCGAGTCGGTGGCGCCGGTGGCGGCGACGGCGATCGGCGTCGAGGGCGACCCGACGGAGCGGCTGATCGTCCTCATGGAGGCCGACGCGGCGATGACGGCCCTGCCCGCCCCCGACCGCGACGCCCTGACGGAACGGATCCGGCAGACGGTGAGCCGCCAGCACGGACTCGCCGTCCACGCCACGGTGGTGGTCCGCAAGGGCACGCTGCCGCGCACCACCAGCGGCAAGATCCAGCGCGGTCTGTGCCGTCAGCGGTACGCGGCGGGGGCTTACCCGACCCGGACCGACCCGGCCTGACGGGCGGTCGGTCCGTCGGGCACGGGCGGCCCGGACGCCAGGGCGGGGCGCGGGCCGCCCGCTCGTCATCGCGTACGCCGCCAGAACACGCCGACCCCGTCGATCTCCTCGATGGGGTCGGTGATGCCGTGCTCCCTGCGGTACTGGTAGACGGCGACCCGGCACGGGGGCAGGGCGCGGTAGTCGTCGACGATCACATAGCCGCCGACGGACAGCTTCGGGTAGAGGTGCACCAGCGCGTCCATGGTGGACTCGAACAGGTCGCCGTCCATGCGCAGCACGGCCAGGCTCTCCACCGGGGCGTCGGGCAGCGTGTCGCGGAAGTACCCGGGCAGGAAACGCACTTGGTCGTCGAGGAGCCCGTAGCGGCGGAAGTTCTCCTCCACGACGGGCTGCGAGACGCCGAAGACGTCGTTGAAGCGGTACAGCGGCGCCAGGTCGTCGCCCGGGTACCGCACGGGGTCGCCCTTGGGGATGCCCTCGAAGGAGTCGGCGACCCACACCGTGCGGTCCTTGATGTCGTACGCCTTCAGCACCGCGCGCATGAAGATCGTGGCGCCGCCCCGCCAGACGCCCGTCTCGATGAGGTCGCCGGGAATGTCGTCGAGGAGCACCTGCTCGACGCACGCGTGCAGATTGTCGAGGCGCTTGCCTCCGATCATCGTGTGCGCGACGCGCGGGATGTCCCGGCCGCCGGCGCGGAGTCCGTCGTCGTATTCGATGCTCGGCAACCCGGCGTCGAAATCCTTGTCCCGCACCCAGCCGTGCGCGTTGTCCTGATAGATGGTGTTGGTGACGACCTTCTTCATCAGGTCCAGATACAGGTCTCGGGAATGTGTGAGCACAGGCGTCCCCCTTGTCGCTCCCGGACTGAGAATCGACTGCAGTGTGACACCGGTGTGTCCCGCCGGCGAGACGGAATGCGGATACACCGCGCATGAACTGCGCCTGCACGCACGGAGATTGACGCACCCGCACATCGAAGGAAGCGGAATCCGTGCGCATGGTTGACGCTCGTCGGAACCCGGACAACCATGGCCGCACTCACTGGGAAAGCAGGAGTTCATGACCATCGAGACGCCGAAGACCAGCGAAGCCATTCGCGTCGGACGCCGCGTCGAGCTCGGATATGCGACCGCCGCCGACTACGAGCAATTCGCGAAATGGCTCAGCCCCGACGGGGACGTCGCCGCCCTGACCGGCGATGTGTCCGAGCGGGTCACGGTGGACGCGCTGCGGGCCGACGCCGCGTCGGGCTCGCGCTTCTGCACCCTGCGGTCCCCGCACGGGGAGCGCGTGGGCATGGTGAAGTTCCACCGCGTCGGCGGCGAACGGGACACGACCTTCGAGATCAGCGGCGCCATCGGGAGCAGCGACCTGTGGTCGCGGGGCTACGGCGCCGAGGGCTTCGGCCTCGTCGTGGAGCACCTCTTCGAGGACCTCGGCGCGCACCGGCTCCAGTTCTGGGTGGGCCTGTTCAACGAACCGATGCTCCAGATGGTGATGCGCACCCGGTTCTTCGTCCTCGAAGGGGTCCTCAGGGAACGGAAGTTCTTCAAGGGCGAATATCACGACGTGGCCATGTGGTCCATGCTGCGCCATGAATACGAAGCGCTGTTCGTCCGAGGGGAGTGGGAGCAGAAGCCCGGCCAGGATGTCTGGTTCGGCACTGCGAGCGAGCCGAAGGCCGCTGCCCGCAGGACGCTCTCGGAATATCTCGGCCGAGGTCCGGCCACCGCGCTGACCCCCTTCACGCAATAGCCTTCGACTCGCACGTACCGACCACCGCCCGCACACCCGAATACCGCAGTACCCGCACTCCCCTCCCCGATTCTCCTATCGATCGAAACCTCCACGAGGCGATCACCGCGACGGCCGTCGAAAAGCACGGCCGACCCGTTCCAGGAATTCCGCTGGAGGTGCCTCGTGTCCGTGGACTGGTCGATCTACACCCTGGTGGACCCGGTGTTCTTCGAGACCCCGGCGCGGTCCGCCACCGAAGCGCACCTGGTGCCGCCGCGGTTCACCCCGCTGCCCGACGGCTGGCGGCACCGGGCCGCCCGCGTCTGGGACATGTACCAGCCGGACCGGCCCGGCGCCGTGGACCAGGGCTGGAAGATCCACGTCTCCGCGACCCACGACAACGCCGAGCGCGTCCTGGAGATCGTCGCCGACCACTGCCTGCGGGCCCGCGTGTCCTTCAAGCACCTGCGCAGCCGGGCCCTGCTGGACGCCATGAACTCCAAGTACGCGCCCCGCCCCGCCGGCGGCAAGTTCATCGCGGTCTACCCGCGCGACGAGGCTGAGTTCACCGACTGCGCACGCGAGCTGGACGAACGCCTCGCGGGCAGCGCGGGGCCCTACATCCTGACCGACTGCCGCTGGGGCGAAGGACCCGTCCACTTCCGCTACGGCGCCTTCCGCGAGCGCTGGTGCTGGACGGACGACGGCGGGCTCGTGCTCGCCCTCACCGGCGCCGACGGACGCCTCGTGCCCGACCGCAGGCGGCCCGCCTTCGCGCTGCCCGACGGCGTACCGGTCCCGGACGTCCTGCGCCCCCACATCGAGCGGCGCACGGCCGCGAGCGGCGCGTTCGGCTTCCGGGTCACGCAGGCCCTGCACTTCTCCAACGCCGGTGGGGTGTACGCCGCGACGCGCAAGGACGACGGCAGCCCCGTGGTCCTCAAGGAGGCCCGGCCGCACACCGGCAGGGACGGCGCGGGCCTCGACGCGACGGCGCGCCTCGCCCACGAGAAGCGAATCCTCGACCGCCTCGCCGACGTCCCCGGCGTGCCCCGGGCCCACGAGCTCTTCGACTTCGGCGGCCACTCCATGCTCGCGATGGAGCACCTGGACGGCGTGCCGCTGCAGCGCTGGATGGTGCGGAACCACCCACTGGTGAACTGGAGCGCGTGCTCGCCCGAGGGCCTGCGCGACTACGCCCGGCGCGCGGAGGCCCTGCATGCCGAGGTGACCGCGCTGGTCCGGCGGGTGCACGCCGAGGGAATCGTCTTCGGGGACCTGCATCCCGGGAACGTGCTGGTGGCGGAGGACGCGTTCGGCCCCGGTGAGGACGCGGCGGCCGTACCGCGCGACGCCGCGCCCCAGGTGCGCCTCGTCGACTTCGAGATGGCCTTCCCCGCTTCCGAGGACACCCGCCCGACCCTCGGCTACCCCGGCTTCGCCGCCCGTGGCAAGACCGGCACGGCGGTCGACGAACACGCCCTGACGGTGCTGCGGCTGTGGTTGTACCTCCCGCTCGTGACGTCACTCGGCATCTGCCCGGACATGGGGGCGCGCCTCGCGGCCGCGGCGGCGGAGCGCTTCGGCCTGCCGGCGGACTTCGCCGCGACGATCACAGCGGGGCTGGCGGAGACGCCCGGCGGACAGGCGCGGCAGCCCGCCGGTCGGACAGCTGCCGCCACGACGCCGTCCGAACAGCCCGGCACCCCGCCCCGGGCGGGAGCCGTCGCCGTCGTACGCCTCGACACCTCCCCCGTCGACTGGGCCGCCGTACGCGCCTCCATGGCCCGCGCCCTGCACGCGTCCGCGACGCCGGACCGCGACGACCGCCTCTTCCCCGGCGACCCCCGGCAGTTCAACGAGGCACCCGGCGGCTTCGCGCACGGCGCCGCGGGCGTCCTGTGGGCGCTGTCCGTGGCGGGCGGGGAGCGTGAGCCCGCGTACGAGCACTGGCTGCTGCGGGCGGCACGCGCCGACCACGTCCGGCCCGGCTTCTGCGACGGCGCGCACGGCGTCGCCCACGTCCTGGACCACCTGGGCCACCACGCCGCCGCCAGGGATCTGGTCGACCGGGCCCGCACCGGCGTCGAGGACATGACCGACGTCAGTCTGTACGGCGGCCTCGCGGGCGTCGGCCTGAACCTGCTGCACCTCGCCGGGGACGACCCGGGGCACGCCCGCCTCAAGGAGGCACGGGAGCTGGCCGCGCGTGCTGTCGGCGCCCTGGACGACGGCCTGCCGCACGGCATCGACCGCGCCCGCGGCGAGCCCGGCACCCACGGCGGGCTGCTGCGCGGCTGGTCCGGGGTCGGACTGTTCCTGCTGCGGATGTACGAGGCCACGGGTGAGGACGCCTACCTGCGGCACGCGGTGCGCGCCGTGCACCGGGACCTCGACCTGTGCGTGCCGCGCGAGGAGGGCGTGCTGCACGTCGACGGCGGCTTCCGCTCCCTGCCGTACCTGGAGACCGGGTCGGTCGGCATCGGCCTCGTCGCCGACCTCCTGACCGACCACACGGACGACCGGCGCATCGCCGACGCCCTGCCGGCTCTCGCGCTCGCCGCGCGCTCGCCGCTCACGGTCGAGAGCCAGCTGTTCAACGGGCGGGCCGGACTCCTCGCGGCGGCGCACGCGCTGCGGCGGCACCTGCCGGCCGCGGCGGCCGGGGGCGTGGACCCGGTGGCCGAGCACTTGGGCAGCCTGCACTGGCACGCCCTCGCCCACCGCGGCGAGGTGGCGTTCCCCGGCCACAGCGGCCTGCGCCTCTCCATGGACCTGGCGACAGGCAACGCGGGCGTCCTCGCGGCCCTGTCGTACGTCACGGACGGCGGGCCGCCCCCGCTGCCGTTCCTGCGCCGCGCCGGGCACCCGGCGGCCGCGGCGCACCACGGACTCCCGGCGGACGACCCCCGCCGGATCCCCTGCGAACAGCCGGTTGGAGGTGACACCGCATGAACGTTCTGGAGCTTCAGGAGCTGGAGACGTCGACCCTCGACGACGAGCTGCTCGGCAGCACCGGCAGCGTGGGCTGCTGACCCGCTGCCGGCGCACCACAGGAGAACCGCCGCGGCGGTCCACAGCGGCCGCCGACCGCGTCGCACCACGACTTCGGCGGCCGACCGCCGCCGCGACCACGACGACCTCTTGGGAGGAGGTGACACCGCATGAACGTTCTGGAGCTTCAGGAGCTGGAGACGTCGACCCTCGACGACGAGCTGCTCGGCAGCACGGGCAGCGTGAACTGCTGACCCGCTGACGACGCGAGGAGAGCGAGAGGGCCGCAGCGGCAGTCCACCGCGGCCGCCAGCCGGGCCGACTGAGCCGGCGGTGGGGGTCCCTGAGCTCAGGGACCCCCCACTCACTCTCTGCGTCTCCCGCGTCCCGTTCCCTTGGCGTCCGTACGCGGGGCCCTGACGTCGTCCCGCGTGTCCGGCGCTCAGCGGCCCCGGTGCCGTTCGGCGATCCGGACCAGGTCGGGGACGACGTCGGCGGCGCTCGGCATGGCCCTCATGTCGGCGCGCAGCCGCCGTGCCCCTTCGGTGAAGGAGGATTCCGTGAGCAGCCGCCGTACTTCGTGCGCGACACGTTCGCCGGTCGCCTCGGCCACGGGGAGGTCGATCCCGGCGCCGTACGCGGCCAGGCCCCTGGCGAGGATCGGAGCGTCGATCTCCTCGGCCACGGCGAGTTGGGGGACGGCGTGCAGGGAGGTCGTACCGATCGTGCCGAACCCACCGTGATGAACCATCACCGCACACGTCGGAGCCAGCGCCGCCAACGGCACGAACTCCTCCACCCGCACCCGCTCCCCCACCACCCCACCCAACTCCTCCCGGATCTCCCCGGCACCCGGCAACGCCGCCACCACCTCCACATCGAGCGCCGCCAGGGCCCTGAGGATCTCCACCACCGACACCGAATACCCGGCAAGCCGCTCCACCGCACTCAACCCCAACGTGAACCCCACCCGAGGCCGCACCGGCACCTCCCACAACCACCGCGGCACCACCGACACCCCGTTGTAGACGCCGAACCGCATCGGCAGATACCGGATGCCCGCGGTGTCCAGGCGGAACGCCTCTGGCAGCTGGTCCACCGTGAACTGACCTGTCGTCAACTCTTCGTCGTACCCGACTCCATGGCGTCGGCCGAGCTCGCCGAGCCACGCGCCGAGCGCGTCCCCCGCACCCCCCGCAGGCTCCCCCGCCTCTCCCGCGAGGCGGACGAACTGCTCCCGCACCCGACCGAAGAAATCCACCCCCCACGTCAACCGCCCATGCGCCGCACCACACACCCGCGCCGCCACCCCACCCGCGAACGTCCCCGGCTCCCACACCACCAGATCCGGCTCCCACCACCGGCAAAAACCCACCAACTCATCCACCAACGGCTCATTCACCAACCGGAACCACCACGGCACCACATCCGCATAACCCGCCCGCAGATACTCCAACGACAACAACTCACCCGGCACATCCGCCACATCGAACGGCGGCAACGCCGACCAGCGTTCGTCGCCGTGCCGGGCCTTCAGGACGCGCCACAGCTGGTGGTCGCGGCCGACGGGCACGGCCGTCAGACCGGCCCGGGTGATCTCCGGAACCAGCTCCGGCTGACTCGCCACCCGCACCTCATGACCGGCCGTGTCCAGGGCGTGCGCCAAGGACACCATGCTGAAGAAATGGGTGCGCACGGCATAGGCGGTGAAGAGAATCCGCATGGTCATGTCCCCCGAATGTCTCGCAGTTACGCCGCGGGCGTTCATGGCGGCCGACAGGAACCGATGCACAGCATGACCCAACGGGAGGAAAGGTGAAAGGGATAGTTCTCGCGGGCGGCACGGGCAGCCGTCTCATGCCGATTACGGCAGGCACGTCGAAACAGCTTCTGCCGATCTACGACAAGCCGATGATCTTCTACCCGCTCTCGGTTCTGATGTTGGCCGGAATCCGGGACGTCCTGATCATCGCGGCGCCGGAATCCATGCCCTCGATGCGCGGACTGCTCGGCGACGGCGGGCATCTCGGAATGAATCTCACGTACGCGGAGCAGACTGAGCCGCGCGGTATCGCGGATGCCTACATCATCGGCGCCGACCATGTCGGCAACGACCGTTCCGCGCTTATACTCGGCGACAACCTGTTCCACGGGGCAGGATTCCAGGACTTGCTGCGCGAGGCCCGGGAGAAGTCGGACGGCTGCACGCTCTTCGGCTATCCGGTGGCGGATCCCGAGCGTTATGCGGTGGCCGAGACCGACGCGCACGGAAACCTGATCGGCATCGAGGAGAAGCCGGCCCGCCCGGCATCCAAGAACGCCATCACGGGGCTCTATTTCTACGACAGCGACGTGGTGGAGATGGCGCGCGGACTGCGCCCGTCGCACCGCGGCGAACTGGAGATCACCGATGTCAACAAGCTCTACCTCGAAGCCCACGGCGCCCGCCTCGTGCAGTTGGGCCGCGGCTTCACCTGGCTCGACGCGGGCACGTTCCGGTCCCTGCTCGACGCCAGCCAGTACGTCCAGGTCCTGATGGACCGCCAGGGCGTGCGGGTGGCGTGCGTGGAGGAGATCGCGCTGCGGATGGGCTTCATCGACGCCGAGCAGTGCCGCGAACTGGGCCTGGCCATGGGCAACTCGGGCTACGGACGGTACGTCCGCGAGGTCGCGGAGGCCCTCGCGTGATGGCGGCACCGGAGGTGAGGGGGTGGTGGACATGCGTGTCCTGGTGACCGGCGGTGCCGGGTTCATCGGCTCGAACTTCGTGCGGCGCATGCTCGCGGGGGCGTACGCGGGGTTCGAGGACGCCGAGGTCGTGGTCCTCGACAAGCTGACCTACGCCGGGAATCCGAGCAATCTCGCCGAGGCCCTGGACGACCCGCGGCTGCGGTTCGTCCAGGCCGACATCTGCGACAGGGACGCCGTCCGGAGCGCGATCACGGGGGTCCGGACGGTGGTGCACTTCGCGGCGGAGTCGCACGTCGACCGGTCGCTGCTCGACGGCGACGCGTTCGTCGCCAGCAACATCGTCGGCAGCTACGAACTGCTGCGCGCCGCGCTGCGCACCGAGGTCGACCGGTTCGTCCTGGTCTCCACCGACGAGGTGTACGGCGAGACGGAGACGGTCTCCTGGACCGAGGACTTCCCGCTGCGCCCCAACTCCCCCTATTCGGCGTCGAAGGCGTCGGCGGAACTGCTCGCCCGGTCCTTCCACCACACATACGGACTCCCGGTCTGCACCGCTCGGGCCTCCAATACCTATGGGCCCTACCAGTTCCCGGAAAAGCTCATCCCGCTGTTCGTCACCCGACTCCTGGACGGCCTGACGGTCCCGCTGTACGGCGACGGCTCACAGGTGCGCGAGTGGATTCACGTCGACGACCACTGCCGGGGCCTCGCCCTCATCGCGGGCGCCGGGCGCCCGGGAGAGACGTACAACATCGGCGGCGGCACGGAGATATCCAATGCCGAACTCACCAAGATGCTCCTGGAGTTCCTGGACGCCGACTGGTCGCGGGTGCGTTTCACCGAGGACAGGAAAGGGCACGACCGACGCTATTCGATCGACTGCCGGAAGATCCGCGAAGAACTCGGCCACCGTCCGCTCGTCGCCTTCCGCGAGGGACTTCTCGACACCGTGCGCTGGTACGCGGACAACCGGAACTGGTGGGAGCCGCTGAAACGCCCCGGCGAGCTCCCTCTGGCCGCCATGGCGGAACCTCACTGACAGCCGCTTCGCCCTCACCCGGCGACAGCCGGCATTCCGGAAAGCGGCCGACCAGGATACGAGCAGGAAACGACCAGGACGCGACACACAGAAAGGCTCACGGAGATGGACCGGGCAGGCGTCAGGAAAGAGATCCAGAACTTCATGGATCAGTACTACGCACGCGAGGACGGCGTGGGGGAAGCCGCCGAGATGTACGACATCGACTCCTTCACCATGGTGCAGCTCGTCCTTTATCTGGAGGACAAGTTCAACATCGTCATCCTGGAGGAACTGCACGGATTCGGCGGCGGCGACTTCGACGCCTTCGCCGCGTTCGTGGCGGCCGCCGGCCAGGAGAACGATGCGGCGTGACCCGGGTCCTGTTCGTCCTCTACGCGGAAAAGACCCACCTGTTCATCCAGGTGCCGCTGGCACGGGCCTTCGCGGCGGCCGGTCATGAGGTGCGGGTGGCGAGTCAGCCGGAGCTTGTTCCGGAGATCACCCGGGCCGGTCTGACGGCCGTGCCCGTCGGCCGCGACCACGGCATGGGACGGCTCCTCGCCCTCCGCCCCGAGTTCAGAAGCCGCTTCGGGGGCAGCGACCTGCCGCCGTTCGATGTGGCGAATGTGCCGGGTGAGTTGTTGTCGTTGGAGTATCTGCGGGCGGGTTATGCGGATGTGGTGCCGTGGTGGTTCCGGTTGGTGAATGAGCCGTTGGTGGATGAGTTGGTGGGTTTTTGCCGGTGGTGGGAGCCGGATCTGGTGGTGTGGGAGCCGGGGACGTTCGCGGGTGGGGTGGCGGCGCGGGTGTGTGGTGCGGCGCATGGGCGGTTGACGTGGGGGGTGGATTTCTTCGGTCGGGTGCGGGAGCAGTTCGTCCGCCTCGCGGAGGAGGAAGCCGCCGCCGTCGGCACGGGCGGGGATCCGCTGGGTGAGTGGCTCGGGGCCTGCGCCGAGCGGTACGGCGTCGGATTCGACGAGGAGCTGACGACGGGCCAGTTCACCGCCGACCTGCTTCCCGCCCCCTTCCGGCTCGACACGGCGATCGACTACGTCCCGGTCCGCTACGGGACCTACAACGGGGTGTCGGTGGTGCCGCGGTGGTTGTGGGAGGTGCCGGTGCGGCCTCGGGTGGGGTTCACGTTGGGGTTGAGTGCGGTGGAGCGGCTTGCCGGGTATTCGGTGTCGGTGGTGGAGATCCTCAGGGCCCTGGCGGCGCTCGATGTGGAGGTGGTGGCGGCGTTGCCGGGTGCCGGGGAGATCCGGGAGGAGTTGGGTGGGGTGGTGGGGGAGCGGGTGCGGGTGGAGGAGTTCGTGCCGTTGGCGGCGCTGGCTCCGACGTGTGCGGTGATGGTTCATCACGGTGGGTTCGGCACGATCGGTACGACCTCCCTGCACGCCGTCCCCCAACTCGCCCTCGCCGAACAGCTCGACGCGATCTGGCTCGCCCGCGGCGTCACCTCCTACGGCGCCGGGACCGACCTCCCCGTGGCCGAGGCGACCGGCGAACGCGTCGCGCACGAAGTACGGCGGCTGCTCACGGAATCCTCCTTCACCGAAGGGGCACGGCGGCTGCGCGCCGACATGAGGGCCATGCCGAGCCCCGCCGAAGCCGTTCCCCACCTGCTCCGCCTCGCCGAACGGCACCGCCGCCCACCCCTGGCAGCCGCGCACCACCCTCAGCCGAAGAGCAACTGAAGGCAGGCGACGACATGACCAGCACGTCGGCACACGACGACCCGACCACGACACCGGGTGACGGGACCCCGGCCACGACACCGCAGCGGGCGGCCCCCGCTACGACACCGGGGCGGGCGGCGGCCCCCACGGCGCCGCCCCGCGTCGTCGTCACCGGCCGCGGCGTCGTCTCCCCGCTCGCCCCGGACTGGCCCGACACCTGGGCCGCCCTCGTCGCCGGGAAGAGCGGCATCCGCGACATCACCGGGTTCGAGGTGGGCGACCTGCCGGTCCGCATCGGCGGCGAGGTACCCGGCTTCGAGCCCGAGCGCCACCTGCCGCGGCACGTCGTCCGGCGCACCGACTGGACCATCCAGGTGGTCGTCGCGGCGGCCCGCATGGCGCTCCAGGAGGCCGGGATCGAGCTCGGCGAAGGGCTCGCGCCCCGGGTCGGGGTCGCCGTCGGCTCCATCATCGGCTCCACCCGGGTCGCCTCCCGCAACGCCATGGCCATGCGCGACGAGGGCTATGCCGCGGTCAGCCCGCAGGTGTTCCCCACGATGGGCATCAGCTCGGCCGCCGAGGTGTGCCTGGAGCTGGGCGCGCGGGGCCCGTCCGCGGAGATGGTCGCCGCCTGCGCCACCGGCACGGTGTGCGTCGGTGAGGCGGCCCGTTGG from Streptomyces flavofungini includes:
- a CDS encoding activator-dependent family glycosyltransferase produces the protein MTRVLFVLYAEKTHLFIQVPLARAFAAAGHEVRVASQPELVPEITRAGLTAVPVGRDHGMGRLLALRPEFRSRFGGSDLPPFDVANVPGELLSLEYLRAGYADVVPWWFRLVNEPLVDELVGFCRWWEPDLVVWEPGTFAGGVAARVCGAAHGRLTWGVDFFGRVREQFVRLAEEEAAAVGTGGDPLGEWLGACAERYGVGFDEELTTGQFTADLLPAPFRLDTAIDYVPVRYGTYNGVSVVPRWLWEVPVRPRVGFTLGLSAVERLAGYSVSVVEILRALAALDVEVVAALPGAGEIREELGGVVGERVRVEEFVPLAALAPTCAVMVHHGGFGTIGTTSLHAVPQLALAEQLDAIWLARGVTSYGAGTDLPVAEATGERVAHEVRRLLTESSFTEGARRLRADMRAMPSPAEAVPHLLRLAERHRRPPLAAAHHPQPKSN